The Populus alba chromosome 6, ASM523922v2, whole genome shotgun sequence genome contains a region encoding:
- the LOC118030774 gene encoding heat shock factor protein HSF30 codes for MEGVVVKEEETVTCTGGGASSSSSSSSFSPHPMEGLNEVGPPPFLTKTYEMVEDPSTDTVVSWSGGRNSFIVWDSHKFSTTLLPKHFKHSNFSSFIRQLNTYGFRKVDPDRWEFANEGFLGGQKHLLKTIKRKRHLSQTTQQQGGGACIEVGQFEFEGELERLKRDRNVLMAEIVRLKQQQQQSREHIAAMEDRLRSTERKQQRVMTFLAKALNNPSFIEQFAQRAAQRREIRGVEIGRKRRLTASPSVENLQEVASVALGSSQFVDYMNQDLPTIENEMETLFSAVLDNESSSDIKDPIASSMHTANGGSNLDAVNETIWEELLTDDLVSGEPNEVAVSDEPEVDVEVEDLVAKPVDWSDDFQDLVDQMGYLRPERQQRSFRRGVWI; via the exons ATGGAGGGAGTTGTAGTGAAAGAAGAGGAGACAGTGACATGTACTGGAGGTGgagcttcttcatcttcatcatcctcTAGTTTCTCTCCGCATCCAATGGAGGGGTTAAATGAAGTGGGTCCACCTCCGTTCTTGACGAAGACATATGAAATGGTGGAAGACCCCTCAACGGATACAGTGGTTTCGTGGAGTGGAGGTCGCAATAGCTTCATAGTTTGGGACTCTCATAAATTCTCTACTACTTTGCTTCCGAAACACTTCAAACACAGTAACTTCTCCAGCTTCATTCGACAGCTCAACACTTAT GGTTTCAGGAAGGTTGATCCTGACCGGTGGGAATTTGCCAATGAAGGGTTTTTGGGAGGGCAGAAGCATCTATTGAAGACCATCAAACGGAAAAGACATCTCTCACAGACCACACAACAACAAGGTGGAGGAGCTTGCATTGAGGTAGGACAATTTGAATTTGAAGGAGAGCTTGAAAGGTTAAAAAGAGACCGAAACGTGTTAATGGCAGAGATTGTAAGGCTTAAGCAGCAACAACAGCAGTCGAGGGAGCACATTGCTGCGATGGAGGATAGGTTACGAAGCACAGAGAGAAAACAGCAGCGGGTGATGACATTCCTTGCTAAAGCTCTCAACAACCCATCCTTTATCGAGCAATTTGCACAAAGGGCTGCACAGAGGAGAGAAATAAGAGGTGTTGAAATTGGGCGTAAGAGGAGACTCACTGCTAGCCCAAGTGTTGAAAATTTGCAAGAAGTTGCATCTGTGGCATTAGGTAGCAGCCAATTTGTTGATTACATGAATCAGGATTTACCAACTATTGAGAATGAGATGGAGACACTTTTCTCTGCTGTCTTGGACAATGAATCAAGCAGTGATATCAAGGACCCAATAGCAAGTTCTATGCACACAGCAAATGGTGGTAGCAATTTGGATGCTGTTAATGAGACAATTTGGGAGGAGTTACTTACTGATGATTTAGTTTCCGGGGAACCTAATGAAGTTGCTGTGAGTGATGAACCAGAAGTTGATGTGGAAGTTGAGGATTTGGTTGCGAAACCTGTGGACTGGAGTGATGATTTTCAGGACCTTGTGGATCAAATGGGTTATCTCAG GCCGGAACGCCAACAAAGAAGTTTTCGGAGGGGTGTCTGGATTTGA